Part of the Arthrobacter globiformis genome is shown below.
GGAGATCAGGTACTTCCGGGAGCCCCATTGGCCGTACGGGCCGGGCCACATGTAGTAACCGGCTTTGGTGGAGATGACCAGCTCGTCGCGGTAAGGCTTGAAGTCGTCCTGCAGGTGCCGGCCAAAGTTGGTCTCCGCGGAGCCGTCGGGCGGGCCGTAGTTGTTGGCGAGGTCGAAGTGGTTGACGCCGAGGTCGAAGGCGCGGCGCAGGATAGCGCGCTGTTCGTCGAAGCGCTTGTCGTCACCGAAGTTGTGCCACAGGCCCAGCGAGATCGCCGGCAGTTTCAGGCCGCTGCGTCCGACGCGGCGGTACGGCATGGTGTCATAGCGGGTGTCCGAGGCCACATAAGTCATATGTTCTATCCTGCCAGCCGCACCAAGGCTGCGGGGCTGGCGTCCACCATTCGGTCACCGGCGGTGGACGCCAACCCTGGCTAGTGTGGCCGGAGCTCAGTCACTGACGACGGCGGCGCTGAGCGGGCCGAGCTCCGCGCGCCCACTTTCCAGCCGGACGGCGTCGTCGGTGGCCAGCAGCAGGGCCGTCCCCGCACCTTGCAGGCTTACCGGCTGCTCCGAGAAGTTGAGCAGCACCTGCACGCCGCCGCGCCGGAACCGCAGCCAGCGGGCGTCCTCGTCGAACTCCACCTGCGTGTCCTCAAAGCCCAGCTTGGTGAGGTCCGGCGTGGAGCGGCGCAGCGCGGTGAGCGAACGGTACAGCTCCAGCAGCCGGGCGTGGTCGCCTTCGGCGGCCTCCGCCCAGTCCAGCTTGGACCGGCGGAAAGTCTCGGGATCCTGGGGATCGGGCACGACGGCGGGATCCCACCCCATGCGCTCGAACTCCTTGATCCGGCCTTCCGCGGTGGCCTTGCCGAGTTCCGGCTCCGGATGGGAGGTGAAGAACTGCCACGGCGTGCTGGCCCCGTACTCCTCGCCCATGAACAGCATGGGCGTGAAGGGCCCGGTCAGGGTCAGCACCGCGGCGAGCGCCAGGCTCCCGTACGGCAGGGTCTGCGAGAGCCTGTCCCCGGTGGCGCGGTTGCCGATCTGGTCGTGGTTCTGCGAGCAGACCACCAGGGCGGCGGGGTGGACGGCGCTGGAATTGATCGGCCTGCCGTGGTGCCGTTCCCGGAAGCTGGAGTAGCTGCCGTCGTGGAAGAAGCCGTCCCGGAGCACCTTGGCGAGGGCGCCGAGCGAGTCGAAGTCGCTGTAGTAGCCCGTGGTCTCACCGGTGACGTTGACGTGGACGGCGTGGTGGAAGTCGTCGCTCCATTGCCCTTCCAGCCCGTACCCGTTGACGTCCCGCGGATACAGCAGCCGCGGGTTGTTGAGGTCGGATTCGGCAATGAGTGTCAGCGGCCGTCCCACCTCGGCGGAGATCTGGCTGGCCAGCGCCCCGAAATCCTCCAGGATGTGGACCGCGCGCTCGTCCTTCAGGGCGTGGACGGCGTCCAGCCGCAGGCCGTCAACGCGGTAGTCGCGCAGCCACATGGCCAGGTTGTCCAGGATGAACCGGCGAACGTGGTCGGAGCCGGGCCCGTCCAGGTTCACGGAGTCGCCCCACGTGTTGCCCTCGCCCTGCTTGAGGTAGGGCCCGAACCGCGGCAGGTAGTTCCCGCTGGGGCCGAGGTGGTTGTAGACCACGTCCTGGATGACGCCGAGACCTGCCGCGTGGGCGGCGTCGACGAACCGTTGGTACGCTTCCGGTCCGCCGTACGCCTCGTGGACGGCGAACCACTGCACGCCGTCGTAGCCCCAGTTGTGCGTGCCGTTGAACGCGTTCACGGGCAGCAGCTCGATGAAGTCCACGCCCAGGCCGGCGAGGTAGTCCAGCTTGCCGGCTGCCGCATCCAGCGTCCCTTCGGGCGTGAACGTACCGAGGTGCAGCTCGTAGATCACCGCCCCCTGCAGTTCCCGGCCCTGCCAGCCGTCCTCCTGCCAGGTGTGCGCGGCGGGGTCGAAGGTGCGCGACAGGGCGTGGACGCCGTCGGGCTGGCGCCGGGTCCTGGGGTCTGGCAGCGGGGTTTCGTCGCCGTCCAAGAGGTACCCGTAGTCGACGTCACCGTCAGCGGGTGCGTCGGCGGCGGTCCACCAGCCCTCGTTCTCGGGTCCTGTGCCGGGCCGGCGCTGCATGGCGTAGCGCTCCCCGCCGGCCAGCAGCGTCACGGATCCGGCCTCCGGTGCCCAGACGTCGAAACGCTCCGGGCCCTGCACAGGCTTCGCGGCTTCGCGGGGGTAGGTTGCCTGGCCTGTCTGCGTCATCGCTCTTCTCCTGTCTCGGGTACCAGCAGCGCCACCGGGTAAGTCCGGAAGATGTCAGTGATCTCCACGGCCCCCGGTCCGAAGCCGGCACCGGTCAGTTCGTCCTTCATGGCGGTCTCCAGTTCGACGGCGGTGTCCCGCCAGCCGCCGTCACGTTCCAGTCCGTAGGGAAGCCGGGTTGCGAGGGTCATCGCACCCGGCGCTGCCGCGGTGCCGCGGTGGAACGCGAGCAGGTGCCCGGCGGCGGGGCCGCTGGCCTGGACCGGGCGGTAGCCGGTGAACAGCTCGGGCCGGTCCCGGCGCAGCCGCAGCGCCCGCGAGGTCACCAGCAACTTGGTCCGCTCGTCTGTGAATGACGGGGGCAGGTCGCCGGCATCAAGCTGCTCCAGCGCGGCGCGGCGGTCGTCGAAACTGAACGGGCGCCGGTTGTCCGGGTCTGTCAGCGACCGGTCCCAGAACTCCGTGCCCTGGTACACGTCCGGGACGCCGGGCATGGTGAGCTGCACAAGCTTGGCTGCCAGGGAATTCGAGGCGCCGTGGGGTTCCAGGAATTCCACGAGCGACTCGACTTCAGCCCGGACCGCAGGGTTGTCGAACGCGGCATCGACGGCGGCGGCCAGCTTCTCCTCGAACGCAGGGTCCGGATCGGTCCAGTTGGTCGAGTTTCCGGCTTCGCGCGCGGCCTTCAGCGCGTAGTACTGCAGGCGCTCCCGGCTGGCGGGCCAGGCACCGGCGATGGCCTGCCATAGCAGCGCGGACAGCGGGCCGTCCGGCAGCGGAGCCAGCTCGCGCAACCGGGTCAGGGCTTTCTCCCATTCGCCGGCAACCTCGGAGATGACCGAGATCCGCGCCCGGGTGTCCTCGCTGCGTTTGGTGTCGTGCGTGCTGAGCGTGGTCATGGACAGCGGCAGCTCCGCCTGCCGGCGGGCCATCCTGGCATGGAACTCGTCAGGCTCCACGGCGAACTCGGTGGGGTCGGCGCCCACTTCCGTGAGGGTGCCCAGGCGGTTGTAGCGGAAGAACGCGGTGTCCTCCACGCCCTTGGCCATGACCATTCCGGAGGTCTGCTGGAAGCGCCGGGCAAGTTCCAGGTCGGTGTCCAGCAGCAGCGGCTGCAAAAGCTGGACGGCCTCGTCGAGTTCCGGCCGCCGGCGCGCGGCAAGCTCGCAGGCTTCCTTCAGGATCTCCGCTCCCTCCGGCAGGTACGTGCGGTAGACCGGGAAGGCGGCTATGATTTCGCCGATCGCGTCGGCCGCGGTGTCAATCGAAACGCCTGCGTCATCGGGAACCAGTCGGGCCAGCCGCAGGATCTCCGAGTGGAGGATGCCGTCGGTGATCCGGCGCTTGGTTCCGCGGATCATGTCCTCGTAGTCGGCAGGCTCGCCGCCGCGCAGCGAGGCATCCAGCCGGTCCAGAGCTGGCTGCCCGCTAGGGTCCACGAGAACCCGGTCGACGTCTGCGAGGGCGTCGTAGCCCGTGGTGCCCTCGCATTCGAAGCTGGCGGGCAACTGCTCCCCCGGCTCGAGGATCTTTTCGACCAGCAGGTAGGCGCCGCCAGTGGCTTCCCGGAGCCGCTTCAGGTACCCCTCGGGGTCGGCAAGGCCGTCCGGGTGGTCGATCCGGAGGCCGTCCGCGAGCCCCTCGCGGAACCAGCGCACCACCTCCTGGTGTGCCTCGTCGAAGACGGCGGGAATCTCCACGCGGACGCCGGCGAGCGTGTTCACCGCGAAGAAGCGGCGGTAGTTCAGCTCGTTGTCCGCGCGCCGCCAGCCCATCAGTTCGTAGTGCTGCCGGGCGTGGACGTCGCGCGGGGAGTCGCCTTCGGTGTAGCTGCCGTCGGCCAGCGGGAAGCGGTGGTCGTAGTACCGCAGCTCCCCGTCCTTGATTTCGAGCTGGTCCAGGTCATCGTCGCTGCCGAGGATCGGGAGCCGGATGCGCCCCCCGCCAAGGTTCCAGTCGACGTCGAACGCTTCCGCGTACCGGGACTGGCGCCCCTCTTTGAGCAGCGACCACCACCAGGGGTTCTGCACCGGCGTAGCGACGCCGACGTGGTTGGGCACAATGTCGATCAGCACCCCCATGCCGGCGGCGCGGGCCGCCTTCGAAACGGCGGCCAGGCCCTCCGGGCCGCCCCGTTCGGGGTCGACTGCGGAGGGATCGGTGACGTCGTACCCGTGGTCAGAGCCCTGCTCGGCGGTCAGGACCGGAGAGAGGTAGACCCAGTCGACGCCGAGCGAGTGCAGGTACGGCACGGTTTCGGCGGCGTCGAACAGCGTGAATCCCTGTCTGATCTGAAGCCTGTACGTGGAGACTGGCGTTTTCATGCGCCCTCTCCTGCCGGCTTGCCCGCCTTGGAATTCCCGTTCCGCCGACCGGCAGGCTTTCGTACCGGTTTCTCCGCCGGCTGCTCCTCCGCGGCCTTCGCAGGCTCAGCAGCGGGCTCAGCAGCGGGCTCCGCGGCAGGCTCAGCCGCAGACCCTGCAGGCGGATCAGCCGGCTTCTTCGTCTTTGCCGGCTCGGGAAGAGCGGGTGCGGTGAGCGTCGCGGTCTCAGTGGTGGCCGTCTGGGTCAGCGCCGCCAGCGAGGCAGCAACGGAATGGTCTGGCTCCTCCTCCGGGGCGCTGTGGGCGCGGAGCACCACCAGGGACTTCGCGGCGACGGACAGCAGGCTGCCCGCGGTGGCCGGCTGAGAGTCCGCGCCTTCACCCGCTGTGTCGATGATGACGTCCCAGGCCGGTGCATACTCGTCCGGCGGCAGCGTGAACTCAACGTCGCCGTCGTGCGCGTTGAAGTACAGCAGGAAGTTCACGTCCGTGATCCGGCGGCCACGGCTGTCGTGGCCCTGGATGCCGTCGCCGTTGAGGAACATTCCCACGGAACGGCCGAAGCCGCTGTCCCAGTCCTCCGGCGACATGAGGTTGCCGTCGGGATCCAGCCATACGATGTCCGGCAGCCGCTCGCCTTCTCCCCGCCGTACGGGCCGGCCGTCGAAGAACCGGCTGCGCCGGAAGGTGGGGTGCTTGGCACGGAGTGAGTTGACGGCCGCCGTGAATTCGATGAGCGGCTGGTCCACGCTGTCCCAGTTGACCCAGGTCAGCTCGGAGTCCTGGCAGTACCCGTTGTTGTTGCCCTGCTGCGTCCGGCCCATCTCGTCGCCGTGCAGGATCATGGGCACGCCCTGCGAGAGGAGCATGGTGGCGATAAAGTTACGCTGCTGCCGCGCCCTGAGCCCCAGGACCTTGGGATCGTCCGACGGGCCCTCCGCTCCACAGTTCCAGGAGCGGTTGTGCGACTCGCCGTCCTTATTGTCCTCGCCGTTGGCGTCGTTGTGCTTCTCGTTGTAGGACACCAGGTCACGCAGCGTGAAGCCGTCGTGCGCGGTGACGAAGTTAATGGACGCCACGGGGCGGCGGCCGGAGTGCTCGTAGAGATCCGCCGAGCCGGTGATGCGCGAGGCGAACTCGCCGAGCGTGGCAGGTTCACCGCGCCAGAAGTCGCGCACGGTGTCGCGGTACTTGCCGTTCCATTCCGTCCACTGCGGCGGGAAGTTGCCCACCTGGTAGCCACCGGGCCCGACGTCCCACGGCTCGGCGATGAGCTTGACCTGGGACACCACTGGATCCTGCTGGATGAGTTCGAAGAACGTGGAGAGCCGGTCGACGTCGTAAAACTCGCGGGCCAAAGCGGCGGCGAGGTCAAAGCGGAACCCGTCCACGTGCATCTCGGTGACCCAGTAGCGCAGCGAGTCCATGAGCAGCTGCAGGGAGTGCGGCTGGCGGACGTTCAGGGTGTTGCCGGTGCCCGTGTAGTCCATGTAGTACTGCTTGTCGTCCTCCACCAGGCGGTAGTAGGCCTCGTTGTCGATGCCCTTGAAGCTCAGGGTGGGGCCGAGGTGGTTGCCTTCGGCGGTGTGGTTGTAGACGACGTCGAGGATGACCTCAATGCCGGCCCGGTGCAGCGAACGGACCATCGCCTTGAAGTCCTGGACCTGCTGGCCGGTGTCGCCGGTGGAGCTGTAGGTGTTCTGCGGCGCGAAGAAGCCGATGGTGTTGTAGCCCCAGTAGTTGCTCAGGCCCTTCTCCTGCAGCGTGCCGTCGTTGACGAACTGGTGCACGGGCATGAGCTCGATCGCGGTGACGCCCAGCTTCTGCAGGTGGGAGATCACGGCCGGGTGTGCCACGCCGGCATACGTGCCTCGCTGCTCCTCGGGAATCTCCGGGTGCAGCTCGGTGAGCCCCCTGACGTGCGCCTCGTAGATGACCGACTTGTGGTACGGGATGCGCAGGTTCTGGTCGTTGTCCCAGTCGAAGAACGGGTTGATGACCACGCCCATCATCATGTGCGGCGCGGAATCGGCGTCGTTCTTGGATGAAGGGTCGCCCATGTTGTACGAGAACAGGGCGGGATCCCAGTCAATCTGGCCGGCGACTGCCTTGGCGTACGGGTCAAGGAGCAGCTTGTTGGCGTTGAAGCGCTGCCCGTTGTCGGGGTCGTAAGGACCGTGGACGCGGTAGCCGTACTTCTGCCCTGGCTGGATCTGGGGCAGGTAGCAGTGCCACACATAGCCGTCCACCTCGCGGAGCGTGACCCGGGTTTCGGTCCCCTCGTCGTCGAAGAGGCAGAGTTCCACCTTTTCTGCGTGCTCGCTGAACAATGCAAAGTTGGTTCCGGTACCGTCAAACGTGGCTCCCAGCGGGTAAGCCGATCCGGGCCAGATTTCCATTCGTGCTCCTATACCTCGTCCAACACTCTGTCCAACAGGTCTTCACGCACTACCTGCACGGAACTTGGTCTTACCGTAGCGGGTGGATATGACAATTACGTGACCCACACGCTAATTACTAAGCATGCTGACTTTACCCCATATTTCGGGTAGCGCGTCACAAATCCGCCCCGCTGTCAGCGGGCCGCCGGCTGCAGCCGCCGCTCCGGACAGTCCGTGCAGGCTTGCCCCCATGGCGGCAATGGCCGCCCAGCGTTCGTCTGGATCGATTCCCAGCCCCCGGAAGCGCCCGACGTCGGACCCCACCTGGGCGAGCAACGCACCGATGATTCCGGCCAGCACATCACCGCTTCCGGCGGTGGCCAGCCAGGGCGTTCCTTCGGACTGGCTGTAAAAATCCTGGTACGGCGACGCCACCAGCGTGCTGGCGCCCTTCAGGAGCACGGTGGCCTCAGTCAGGCCGGCGGCGCGGCGCACAGCGGCGAGGGTGGAGGCTTCGACAGCCTCGCGGTCCATGTCGGCGCCGAGGCGCTGCAGCAGGGTGGCCAGCTCACCGGCGTGCGGCGTCAGGACAACCTGCGGGGCCAGCACGTCCGGCAGGACAGGCAAGGCACCGGCGTCGGCCACGGTGGGCAGGCCGGAGTCGACGGCGTCGCGCACGCGCTGCATCTCTTCCTCGTCCTTGCCGTCCATGCCGGAGCCGACCAGCCAGGCCTGGACGTGGGTTTCTGCCACGGTGCCGGTGCTGCAGACCACCTCGGGGCAGCTGTGGCGGATGAGGTCGGAGACCTCCGGCGGCCCGACGTAGCGGACCATTCCGACGCCGGCGGAGAGCGCCCCGCGGCAGGCGAGCACGGCGGCGCCGGGGTAGGCCGGGGAACCCGCCACCACCCCGAGGACGCCGCGCGAATATTTGTGGGCGCGCCGCGCGGGCCCTGGGAGCAAGACGGCCAGGTCGGCGGCTTCCAGGCGGCGCAGGGCGGGCCACGGGAGCGACTCCTCGATCCCGATCTGGACCACCTCTACCCGGCCGGCAAAATCCGCTCCCGGGTCCGCCAGCAGACCCGCTTTGGCCCCGCCGAAGCTAACGGTGATGTCGGCGGGCAGCACGGGGCCGGCGGCCTCGCCCGTGTCCGCATCCACTCCGCTGGGCACGTCGCACGCCACCACGAGGCCGTGGGTGCCACCGGCAAGCTGGGACACGAGCTCCGCCGTTTCTCCCCGGAGTCCGCCCTGGGCGCCGGTTCCGAGCAGGGCGTCAATAACGACGTCGGCCCTGCCGGCCATCGCTGCCAGCTCGCCGGCGTTCGCGTCAG
Proteins encoded:
- a CDS encoding NAD(P)H-hydrate epimerase, translated to MISAYTGTQIREAEKPLLDSGMGAVLMQRAARGMAGAAIAELRSLGRRLYGSSVVVLAGKGNNGGDGLIAAAHLAGRGMRTTAVLASATAHPDGLAAFRRAGGRVLALTDANAGELAAMAGRADVVIDALLGTGAQGGLRGETAELVSQLAGGTHGLVVACDVPSGVDADTGEAAGPVLPADITVSFGGAKAGLLADPGADFAGRVEVVQIGIEESLPWPALRRLEAADLAVLLPGPARRAHKYSRGVLGVVAGSPAYPGAAVLACRGALSAGVGMVRYVGPPEVSDLIRHSCPEVVCSTGTVAETHVQAWLVGSGMDGKDEEEMQRVRDAVDSGLPTVADAGALPVLPDVLAPQVVLTPHAGELATLLQRLGADMDREAVEASTLAAVRRAAGLTEATVLLKGASTLVASPYQDFYSQSEGTPWLATAGSGDVLAGIIGALLAQVGSDVGRFRGLGIDPDERWAAIAAMGASLHGLSGAAAAAGGPLTAGRICDALPEIWGKVSMLSN
- the treY gene encoding malto-oligosyltrehalose synthase, whose translation is MKTPVSTYRLQIRQGFTLFDAAETVPYLHSLGVDWVYLSPVLTAEQGSDHGYDVTDPSAVDPERGGPEGLAAVSKAARAAGMGVLIDIVPNHVGVATPVQNPWWWSLLKEGRQSRYAEAFDVDWNLGGGRIRLPILGSDDDLDQLEIKDGELRYYDHRFPLADGSYTEGDSPRDVHARQHYELMGWRRADNELNYRRFFAVNTLAGVRVEIPAVFDEAHQEVVRWFREGLADGLRIDHPDGLADPEGYLKRLREATGGAYLLVEKILEPGEQLPASFECEGTTGYDALADVDRVLVDPSGQPALDRLDASLRGGEPADYEDMIRGTKRRITDGILHSEILRLARLVPDDAGVSIDTAADAIGEIIAAFPVYRTYLPEGAEILKEACELAARRRPELDEAVQLLQPLLLDTDLELARRFQQTSGMVMAKGVEDTAFFRYNRLGTLTEVGADPTEFAVEPDEFHARMARRQAELPLSMTTLSTHDTKRSEDTRARISVISEVAGEWEKALTRLRELAPLPDGPLSALLWQAIAGAWPASRERLQYYALKAAREAGNSTNWTDPDPAFEEKLAAAVDAAFDNPAVRAEVESLVEFLEPHGASNSLAAKLVQLTMPGVPDVYQGTEFWDRSLTDPDNRRPFSFDDRRAALEQLDAGDLPPSFTDERTKLLVTSRALRLRRDRPELFTGYRPVQASGPAAGHLLAFHRGTAAAPGAMTLATRLPYGLERDGGWRDTAVELETAMKDELTGAGFGPGAVEITDIFRTYPVALLVPETGEER
- the glgX gene encoding glycogen debranching protein GlgX, which gives rise to MEIWPGSAYPLGATFDGTGTNFALFSEHAEKVELCLFDDEGTETRVTLREVDGYVWHCYLPQIQPGQKYGYRVHGPYDPDNGQRFNANKLLLDPYAKAVAGQIDWDPALFSYNMGDPSSKNDADSAPHMMMGVVINPFFDWDNDQNLRIPYHKSVIYEAHVRGLTELHPEIPEEQRGTYAGVAHPAVISHLQKLGVTAIELMPVHQFVNDGTLQEKGLSNYWGYNTIGFFAPQNTYSSTGDTGQQVQDFKAMVRSLHRAGIEVILDVVYNHTAEGNHLGPTLSFKGIDNEAYYRLVEDDKQYYMDYTGTGNTLNVRQPHSLQLLMDSLRYWVTEMHVDGFRFDLAAALAREFYDVDRLSTFFELIQQDPVVSQVKLIAEPWDVGPGGYQVGNFPPQWTEWNGKYRDTVRDFWRGEPATLGEFASRITGSADLYEHSGRRPVASINFVTAHDGFTLRDLVSYNEKHNDANGEDNKDGESHNRSWNCGAEGPSDDPKVLGLRARQQRNFIATMLLSQGVPMILHGDEMGRTQQGNNNGYCQDSELTWVNWDSVDQPLIEFTAAVNSLRAKHPTFRRSRFFDGRPVRRGEGERLPDIVWLDPDGNLMSPEDWDSGFGRSVGMFLNGDGIQGHDSRGRRITDVNFLLYFNAHDGDVEFTLPPDEYAPAWDVIIDTAGEGADSQPATAGSLLSVAAKSLVVLRAHSAPEEEPDHSVAASLAALTQTATTETATLTAPALPEPAKTKKPADPPAGSAAEPAAEPAAEPAAEPAKAAEEQPAEKPVRKPAGRRNGNSKAGKPAGEGA
- the treZ gene encoding malto-oligosyltrehalose trehalohydrolase; this translates as MTQTGQATYPREAAKPVQGPERFDVWAPEAGSVTLLAGGERYAMQRRPGTGPENEGWWTAADAPADGDVDYGYLLDGDETPLPDPRTRRQPDGVHALSRTFDPAAHTWQEDGWQGRELQGAVIYELHLGTFTPEGTLDAAAGKLDYLAGLGVDFIELLPVNAFNGTHNWGYDGVQWFAVHEAYGGPEAYQRFVDAAHAAGLGVIQDVVYNHLGPSGNYLPRFGPYLKQGEGNTWGDSVNLDGPGSDHVRRFILDNLAMWLRDYRVDGLRLDAVHALKDERAVHILEDFGALASQISAEVGRPLTLIAESDLNNPRLLYPRDVNGYGLEGQWSDDFHHAVHVNVTGETTGYYSDFDSLGALAKVLRDGFFHDGSYSSFRERHHGRPINSSAVHPAALVVCSQNHDQIGNRATGDRLSQTLPYGSLALAAVLTLTGPFTPMLFMGEEYGASTPWQFFTSHPEPELGKATAEGRIKEFERMGWDPAVVPDPQDPETFRRSKLDWAEAAEGDHARLLELYRSLTALRRSTPDLTKLGFEDTQVEFDEDARWLRFRRGGVQVLLNFSEQPVSLQGAGTALLLATDDAVRLESGRAELGPLSAAVVSD